One Paenibacillus sp. SYP-B4298 genomic window, CGCCATCGATATGGAGCGTCTGACCTGTTACATAGGCTGCCGCATCCGATGCCAGGAAGCGCACTGCTGCAGCAATATCCTCCGGCCGTCCCAGCTTCGCGAGCGGAATCTGGTTGCCAAGCTGCTCCTTCAACTCCTCCGGCAGCTTGTCCGTCATATCCGTCTGTATAAAGCCTGGGGCGACACAGTTAACCGTAATGCCACGCGAGGCCAGCTCACGAGCCGATGCCTTGGTCAAGCCGATTACGCCTGCCTTAGCCGCCACATAGTTCGCCTGACCTGGATTACCAAGAACACCGACAACCGAAGAAATGTTGATAATTCGGCCAGAGCGCTGCTTCATCATCGGGCGGGTTACCGCCTTGACACCATTGAATACGCCCTTCAGATTCGTCTCGATGACCTCGTCAAACTCCGTTTCCTTCATGCGCATAATGAGATTGTCTCTCGTAATGCCGGCATTGTTGACCAGAATGTCGATACCGCCCCACTCGCCAACCACCTGCGCCACCATCGCATCAAATTCCTGCGACTTGCCGACATTCGCCTTGATCAGCAGCGCGCGGCGGCCCAGCGCCTCGACGGCCGCCGCCGTCTGTGCCGCTGCGTCCTCACTGCCCGCATAGTTGATCGCGACATCTGCGCCGCCTTCGGCCAGCGCAATTGCAATCGCCCGGCCGATGCCGCGCGATGCGCCCGTTACGAGCGCTCTCTTTCCCGTCACATCTCCAAACATATGATGCCCTCCCGCTTCAATTTACCTGCAGAACCATACACGGGGGCAGCTCTTGCCGTCCATGTCGTCTCCCTAGCCTGATCATCCGTTACCTTATGCGCCAGGCCAAGAAAAGGCAGACGAATCGCAGGCCCCTTTTGCATGAACCACCGCAGAGCCTGCTCCAGCACAGCCAAAAGCCGCCCTACTCTGCCAGGCTTCTATGCAAGCTCCGACAGCTTGTCCAGCGCCTCGACGCTGTTCACCGAGATAACAGCCGCTGACCGATCCGTCTTCTTAATCAAGCCGGCAAGCACGCTGCCCGAGCCGATCTCTACGAAGGTATCGACCCCAAGGCTGAGCATCGTCCGCACGCTATCCTCCCACAGAACAGGAGAGTAGACCTGCTGCTCGAGCAAGCGGCGAATCTCGCCCGCCTCTTCAACCTGCTGCGCGGTCACGTTCGCAATGACCGGAATGCGCGCATCGCGAAGCTCCAGCTTCGCCAGCACGTCTGCCAACTGCTCTGCTGCAGGACGCATCAGCGAGGAATGGAATGGACCGCTCACCTCCAGTGGCATCACACGCTTCGCGCCAATCTCCTTGCCGCGGCTAACGACCTCGGACACCCCTTGCGCTGTCCCCGAGATGACGATCTGTCCCGGGCAATTGACATTGGCCAGCTCGACAGCGGTGCCGCTTGCCGTAATCTCGCTACAGAGCGCCGCGAGCGCCTCGCGCTCAGCTCCCAGCACTGCTGCCATCGCGCCTTGGCCGCTAGGAACGGCCTGTTCCATGAACTGACCGCGGGCCCGCACCGTGCGCACCGCGTCCTCGAAGCTCATTACGCCTGAAGCCACAAGCGCGCTATACTCTCCCAGACTATGCCCTGCTGTGCAGACTGGCTGCAGATCACGCTCCTTGAGCACCTCCAGGATCGCCGTGCTGACAGCCAGCAGTGCAGGCTGTGTATTGGCCGTCTGCTTCAGCTCCGCCTCCGGCCCGTTGAAGATTATATCGCTAAGCGCAAAGCCCAGCGCCTCATCTGCGCGCTCCATGATCGACCGCGCAGCCGGATAACGGCTCACGAAGTCCTGTCCCATGCCGACTGCCTGTGCGCCCTGACCCGGAAAAACAAACGCTATTTTTGCCATTATGAATCCCTCCTGTTGTTGGAGCGTCTACCAGACGAGCACCGAAGCGCCCCAGGTAAGTCCACCGCCAAAGCCGACAAATACAACCGTGTCGCCCTCCTGGATACGGCCTTCCTCTACCGCCTCGGCGAGCGCGATCGGGATCGAGGCTGCCGATACATTCCCGTATTTGTCCAGATTCACCATACACTTCTCCTCCGGCAGATTCAGCCGGTTCAGCGCAGACTGGATAATGCGAATGTTCGCCTGATGCGGAATGAGCAGATCAATGTCCTCCTTGGACAGCCCCGCCTTATAAAGCGCCTCCTCAGCCGCACCGCCCATAATACGCACTGCGAACTTGAACACCTCGCTGCCTGCCATCTGGATATAATGTCCTCCAGCAGCAGCAGCCCCTTCAGGCGACAGACGGGAGCCGCCGCCGCTCACCTTGAGCAGCTCGCCGCCCGCGCCGTCAGCCCCTAACTGGAAGGAGCGGAAGCCGCGTCCTTGCGGCACCTCGCCCAGGACGACAGCCCCTGCGCCGTCACCGAACAGAATGCAGGTATTGCGATCTGTATAATCTGTAATGCGAGAGAGGCATTCCGCCCCGACCACCAGCACATGCTTGTACATGCCGGAGGAGATCAGGCTTGAGGCCGTCGCCAGACCGTAGATGAACCCGGAGCATGCGGCCGACAGGTCGAATGCTGCCGCCTTCTTGGCGCCCAGTCTGTCTTGCAGCAGGCAAGCAGTCGACGGGAAGGATGTATCCGGCGTAATCGTTGCTACGATAATGAGGTCGAGCTCCTCTGCCGCAATACCTGCGGCTGCGATCGCCTTCAGCGAGGCCTCATAGGCCAGGTCCGAGGTCGCCTGCTCGGGCGCGGCAATCCGCCGCTCACGGATGCCTGTGCGGGTGACGATCCACTCATCGCTCGTCTCCACCATATGTTCGAGTTCCTGGTTGGTCAGAATCCGCTCAGGAACATATTTCCCCGTTCCGATAATACCGACAGCTTGCACATTCATAGCGTCACTCTCACTTCCCGGTAATTTCCGATTGTATCGATTGGATCAGATTGCCCTGCAGCGCAATCCGCGCCTGGCGCACCGCATTTTTGACCGCATTGGCATCGGATGATCCGTGGCATTTCATAATAAGTCCATTAACCCCAAGCAACGGAGCTGCGCCATGCTCCTTGTAATCCATCTTCTTCCTCAAGCCCTTGAGTCCAGGCATCATGATGGCCGCCGCCATCTTCGTCAGCAGGGAACGGCTGAATTCCTCCTTCAGCGCCTTCAGCAGGAAGCCTGCCGTGCCCTCCATAGACTTGAGCATGATATTGCCGACGAAGCCGTCGCATATGAGCACATCACAGTTGCGATCCAGCACATCCCGCGCCTCTACATTACCAACGAAATGCAGCGAGGTCTGCTGAATCAGCTCATAGGCCGCCTTGGTCAGCTCATTGCCCTTGCCCTCTTCTGTACCTACATTGAGCAGCCCTACCCGCGGGCTTGCAATCCCATGCACCTTCTCACGATAGATGCTGCCCATCAGCGCATACTGCAGCAGATGCTCCGGCTTCGCATCCATATTCGCGCCCAGATCAAGCGCCAGCACCCCGACATCATCCTTGGTCGGCATCATGGGAGCAAGCGCAGGCCGCTCGATTCCCTCGATACGTCCGACGACCAGCAATCCCGCAGCCATCAGCGCTCCGGTGTTGCCCGCCGAGATCATCGCATCTGCCTCGCCCTCGCGCACCAGCCTGCCGGCTACCGCCATCGAGGAATCCTTCTTGCGACGAATCGCCTTCACCGGCTCCTCGTCCGACTCAATCTTCTCCGATGCATGGCGCAGCTCCACATTGGATGGCGCCCCTGCCAGCAGCGGCTCGATCACCGCGCTGTCGCCAACCAGCACAAGCTTCAGATCCGGCCACTCGCGCGCCGCCAGCAGCGCGCCCTCCACTAGCGCGGACGGTGCATTGTCCCCGCCCATCGCATCAATCGCGATCCGCATTCGCGTCTCCTCCTTCGAGTTTCTCATCCCTGGCGGATCGGTAGATCACAAAATGTCCCTGAAACACCATTTCCTCGCCAACATACGTGAATACATCCACCTTGGCCTTGCCTTTGCCACCCGTCATGGAGCTGACATAAGCCTTGGCAATGCACTTCTCCCCCAGGCGGACAGAGCGGACGAACCGGATGTCGGCCGACGCCGTCAGCGCAATCTCGTCATTCATCACAGCGACCGCCAGCGAATTGGCCTGCGCGAACACATGATGTCCGCGGGCAATGCCTGTTCTGGAGAATACATGCTCCTCCCGAATCTCGAAGATCGAGATTCCGCTTCGATCCAGTTGCAGATCAATGATCTCCCCGATCACCTCATCCAAAGGCAGCGACCGAACCGCATCATAAGAACGCTCCGCCATCAGCTTGACCCGCTCCCGCAATTCGGGAATGCCAAGCTCCAGCCGGTCCAGCCGGATCGTTTGTATACTGACTTTCAGCAGCCGATTCAACTCCCTGTCGGTCATGAACGGGTTATCCTCAATGAGCCGCGAGAGCTGCTGCTGCCGTTGACGTTTGGGCAGACGCTCGATTGTCCGCACCACCTTTATACGATTATAGTAAGTGAATCACACCGATATTCTCTTTTGCTATGTACAATCAGACGGAGCCGGCCTTAACCAGTCAGAACGCTGCCATCTGTTTCCTATCAGCTGTTATCACCTGGTACTAATTCAGTATAAAGAAAAACAAGACGGGAAGCAATCCCGTCTTGTTCAAAATCATGATCGTACAAGTGCATGCTCCATTTGAAATTCCAAAAAAATAGCACCTCACCATAGATGAAGTACTACTTTATTCGCAAGCGCTTGAGCCTACTGTTTAATGATTTCTCTTGATTTATACGTTCCGCATACTTTACATACGCGGTGAGACAATTTCAACTCTCCGCATTGGTCGCACTTAACCATACCCGGAACAGCCAGTTTGAAATGTGTACGGCGCTTGTCGCGGCGAGTTTTGGATGTCCGTCTTTGTGGTACTGCCATCTTTCCCACCTCCTTCACATAATAGCAGCCTACAGGGTCTATTCGTTCTTGAACAGATCCTTCAGCGCGGCAAACCGCGGATCAATCACCTCATCGGCGCATCCGCAGGCCTGCTCATTCCGGTTGCCTCCGCACTGCGGGCACAGCCCACGGCAATCCTCGCGGCACAGGGGAACAAACGGAAGATAGAGCAGCACGGACTCCTCCACATATGGGAGCAGATCGAGCTTGTCTTCTTCGACCGGAATAATATCCTCATTGTCCGGCCCTTCTTCATAGACCTGGGAAGTCTGAAACTTCTCATAAAAAGGAATCTCCAGATGTGTCTTGGCAGGCTCCAGACAACGCGAGCACGCCTGCTCCACATCGAGCGCGAGGCTGCCCTCTACCACAACGGTCTTGTCCTCCGCATAAGCGGTCAGCTTGACCTCGGCAGGCGACGCCCGAAGCACATCCTTCTTATGACGCAAAAGCTCATCGACATTCACTGACATATGAAACGGGACTTGAACCCCTT contains:
- the fabG gene encoding 3-oxoacyl-[acyl-carrier-protein] reductase, coding for MFGDVTGKRALVTGASRGIGRAIAIALAEGGADVAINYAGSEDAAAQTAAAVEALGRRALLIKANVGKSQEFDAMVAQVVGEWGGIDILVNNAGITRDNLIMRMKETEFDEVIETNLKGVFNGVKAVTRPMMKQRSGRIINISSVVGVLGNPGQANYVAAKAGVIGLTKASARELASRGITVNCVAPGFIQTDMTDKLPEELKEQLGNQIPLAKLGRPEDIAAAVRFLASDAAAYVTGQTLHIDGGMYMG
- the fapR gene encoding transcription factor FapR, producing the protein MPKRQRQQQLSRLIEDNPFMTDRELNRLLKVSIQTIRLDRLELGIPELRERVKLMAERSYDAVRSLPLDEVIGEIIDLQLDRSGISIFEIREEHVFSRTGIARGHHVFAQANSLAVAVMNDEIALTASADIRFVRSVRLGEKCIAKAYVSSMTGGKGKAKVDVFTYVGEEMVFQGHFVIYRSARDEKLEGGDANADRD
- a CDS encoding beta-ketoacyl-ACP synthase III; amino-acid sequence: MNVQAVGIIGTGKYVPERILTNQELEHMVETSDEWIVTRTGIRERRIAAPEQATSDLAYEASLKAIAAAGIAAEELDLIIVATITPDTSFPSTACLLQDRLGAKKAAAFDLSAACSGFIYGLATASSLISSGMYKHVLVVGAECLSRITDYTDRNTCILFGDGAGAVVLGEVPQGRGFRSFQLGADGAGGELLKVSGGGSRLSPEGAAAAGGHYIQMAGSEVFKFAVRIMGGAAEEALYKAGLSKEDIDLLIPHQANIRIIQSALNRLNLPEEKCMVNLDKYGNVSAASIPIALAEAVEEGRIQEGDTVVFVGFGGGLTWGASVLVW
- the fabD gene encoding ACP S-malonyltransferase; this encodes MAKIAFVFPGQGAQAVGMGQDFVSRYPAARSIMERADEALGFALSDIIFNGPEAELKQTANTQPALLAVSTAILEVLKERDLQPVCTAGHSLGEYSALVASGVMSFEDAVRTVRARGQFMEQAVPSGQGAMAAVLGAEREALAALCSEITASGTAVELANVNCPGQIVISGTAQGVSEVVSRGKEIGAKRVMPLEVSGPFHSSLMRPAAEQLADVLAKLELRDARIPVIANVTAQQVEEAGEIRRLLEQQVYSPVLWEDSVRTMLSLGVDTFVEIGSGSVLAGLIKKTDRSAAVISVNSVEALDKLSELA
- a CDS encoding YceD family protein; its protein translation is MLLRMQDVLTKGVQVPFHMSVNVDELLRHKKDVLRASPAEVKLTAYAEDKTVVVEGSLALDVEQACSRCLEPAKTHLEIPFYEKFQTSQVYEEGPDNEDIIPVEEDKLDLLPYVEESVLLYLPFVPLCREDCRGLCPQCGGNRNEQACGCADEVIDPRFAALKDLFKNE
- the plsX gene encoding phosphate acyltransferase PlsX, with product MRIAIDAMGGDNAPSALVEGALLAAREWPDLKLVLVGDSAVIEPLLAGAPSNVELRHASEKIESDEEPVKAIRRKKDSSMAVAGRLVREGEADAMISAGNTGALMAAGLLVVGRIEGIERPALAPMMPTKDDVGVLALDLGANMDAKPEHLLQYALMGSIYREKVHGIASPRVGLLNVGTEEGKGNELTKAAYELIQQTSLHFVGNVEARDVLDRNCDVLICDGFVGNIMLKSMEGTAGFLLKALKEEFSRSLLTKMAAAIMMPGLKGLRKKMDYKEHGAAPLLGVNGLIMKCHGSSDANAVKNAVRQARIALQGNLIQSIQSEITGK
- the rpmF gene encoding 50S ribosomal protein L32, with translation MAVPQRRTSKTRRDKRRTHFKLAVPGMVKCDQCGELKLSHRVCKVCGTYKSREIIKQ